A genome region from Arthrobacter agilis includes the following:
- a CDS encoding antitoxin — translation MGLLDGLKGKAGTLAGKATELIGDNSDKVKNGIGKAGDFVDGKTHGKYSHHIDGVQTKASEMVDQIDKKDGKGDVGPTPPPAV, via the coding sequence GTGGGTTTATTGGACGGGCTCAAGGGCAAGGCCGGCACCCTCGCGGGTAAGGCGACCGAACTCATTGGCGATAATTCCGACAAGGTGAAGAACGGCATCGGGAAGGCCGGCGATTTCGTCGACGGCAAGACCCATGGCAAGTACTCGCACCACATCGACGGAGTGCAGACGAAGGCTTCCGAGATGGTCGATCAGATCGACAAGAAGGACGGCAAGGGCGACGTCGGCCCTACCCCTCCGCCGGCCGTGTGA